The Triplophysa dalaica isolate WHDGS20190420 chromosome 5, ASM1584641v1, whole genome shotgun sequence genome window below encodes:
- the myf5 gene encoding myogenic factor 5, whose translation MDVFSTSQIFYDSACASSPEDLEFGPGSELTGSEEDEHIRAPGAPHQPGHCLQWACKACKRKASTVDRRRAATMRERRRLKKVNHAFEALRRCTSANPSQRLPKVEILRNAIQYIESLQELLREQVENYYSLPTGSSSEPSSPSSSCSESMVDCNSPVWPQMNPNFGINYNFDAQHAGAVDRSLGASSLQCLSSIVDRLSSVDAVGMRNMVLSPTGSDSQSSSPDSPGNRPVYHVL comes from the exons ATGGACGTATTCTCCACATCTCAGATCTTCTACGACAGCGCCTGCGCCTCATCCCCTGAAGATTTGGAGTTTGGGCCCGGAAGCGAGCTCACTGGATCTGAGGAGGACGAGCACATTCGGGCCCCCGGCGCCCCGCACCAGCCTGGTCACTGCTTGCAGTGGGCATGCAAAGCTTGTAAGCGCAAAGCCAGCACTGTGGATCGACGGAGGGCCGCCACCATGAGGGAACGTCGCAGGCTGAAGAAGGTGAACCACGCTTTTGAGGCTCTCCGGCGGTGCACCTCGGCTAACCCAAGCCAACGTCTTCCAAAAGTTGAGATCTTGAGGAACGCCATCCAGTACATCGAGAGCCTCCAGGAGCTGCTCCGAGAACAGGTGGAGAACTACTACAGCCTGCCTACGGGAAGCAGCTCCGAACCTTCTAGTCCGTCCTCCAGCTGTTCGGAGAGCATG GTTGATTGCAACAGTCCTGTATGGCCACAGATGAATCCGAACTTTGGAATTAATTACAACTTTGATGCACAACATG CTGGTGCTGTGGACAGAAGCCTCGGAGCATCTAGTTTGCAGTGTTTGTCCAGTATTGTAGACCGGCTGTCCTCAGTAGATGCTGTTGGAATGAGAAATATGGTTCTCTCACCGACTGGAAGTGATTCTCAATCCAGTTCTCCAGACAGTCCCGGCAACAGACCAGTCTACCACGTCCTGTGA
- the myf6 gene encoding myogenic factor 6 produces the protein MMDLFETNTYFFNDLRYLEGDHGTLDMPGVSPLYEENDSPLSPGPDPVPSETGCESSGEEHVLAPPGLQAHCEGRCLMWACKICKRKSAPTDRRKAATLRERRRLKKINEAFDALKKKTVPNPNQRLPKVEILRSAINYIEKLQDLLHTLDEQDQNSVSDPYTYIVKENHVAPSECHWKKTCQSWQESPDHSNSHTASHREGGAVESSASSSLLRLSSIVDSIDSISKEDTKALPNQKSEA, from the exons ATGATGGACCTGTTCGAGACCAACACATATTTTTTCAACGATTTACGTTATCTTGAAGGGGACCATGGGACCCTGGATATGCCTGGCGTGTCGCCGCTCTACGAAGAGAACGACAGCCCTTTATCGCCGGGACCAGATCCTGTCCCGTCCGAAACTGGATGCGAGAGTAGTGGAGAAGAGCACGTCCTTGCGCCGCCAGGGCTTCAGGCGCACTGCGAGGGTCGGTGCCTTATGTGGGCTTGCAAgatctgcaaaagaaagtctgCACCGACAGACAGGAGAAAAGCCGCAACTCTGAGAGAAAGAAGGCGGCTCAAAAAGATCAACGAAGCGTTTGACGCGTTAAAGAAAAAGACGGTACCCAATCCGAACCAGAGGCTACCCAAAGTTGAGATTTTACGCAGCGCGATAAACTACATTGAGAAACTGCAAGACCTGTTGCACACGCTGGACGAACAAGATCAAAACTCTGTCAGTGACCCTTATACATACATCGTCAAAGAAAATCAT GTGGCTCCTAGTGAGTGTCATTGGAAAAAGACCTGCCAAAGCTGGCAGGAGAGTCCAGATCATTCAAATTCCCATACGGCCAGTCACAGAGAAG GAGGCGCAGTGGAGTCTTCGGCATCCAGCAGCCTTCTTCGGCTCTCGTCGATTGTTGACAGTATTGACAGTATTTCCAAGGAGGACACGAAAGCTCTACCGAATCAGAAAAGCGAAGCTTAA